A window of Prionailurus bengalensis isolate Pbe53 chromosome E1, Fcat_Pben_1.1_paternal_pri, whole genome shotgun sequence genomic DNA:
ttaaatttttttttcaacgtttatttatttttggggggacagagagagacagagcatgaacgggggaggggcagagagagaggaagacacagaatcggaaacaggctccaggctctgagccatcagcccagagcccgacgcggggctcgaactcccggactgcgagatcgtgacctggctgaagtcggacgcttaaccgactgcaccacccaggcgcccctcaaatttcattttttatccatGTGGTTACTCAATTGTCCTGGCACAATTTATTGAAAAGTCTAGCCTTTCCCCACTAATCTGCAATGATACTTCTCTCATATATGAAGTGTCCGTTTACACATGAGAATCTATATCTGAgcagtctcttttgtttttctatttgtctatCCCTGCTCTAATGCTGCACTaaaatattatagtttttataatCCATCTTGACAATCTGGTAGAGCAGATTTTTTCACCTCATTCTTCAAGAGTATCATAGCTATTTTTGTCCTTTTGCacttctgtataaattttagaatcagcttaagTTATACACACAGAACTGTTGAAATTTTGTTAGAATTTTATTGTATCCAGaaattaatttgggaagaattgacattttcACAGTACTGTTTCTTATAATCATTCTTCAACATAGTATCTCTTCTTTTAATTAAGTCTTCTCAGGTCTCTCAATAAGATTGTATAACTTAATGTGTTAGAACGTTTCCAGACCTTTTGTTAGAtagattcctaggtatttcatatTTTGGGTGCTATTACAAtgagtattttccaaatttcattttctGCTGATGTATATAAGAATGTGATTGGTTtatatgtacattgattttagcAAATTGCTAAATTATCTTATTCACTTTAACAATTTATCTGTAGActgttttgggttttctataaaCACATTAGATCACCTGCAagtaatgttattttctttttttaatccttatatatatttgtttttgtttttgtttttttacttacaCCTTCTATACAGTGTCAGACACAATGATAGTAGGCAtccttattttgtttctcatctcAGAAAGAAAGCTTATaacatttcaccattaagtatgatatttaCTGCTGATGTTTTATAATATGGTTATCAGATTAAAgaaattcccttctattcctagttttctaggaatttttatcCTGAATggaaattgaattttatcaagtacattttctgtatctattatgatgatcatgttatttttttcttaaactgttaATGTCATGtattacataaattaatttttcaatgttaaaccaaccttgaaATCCTAGATAAATCTAACTTTGTCCTAATGTATTATCTTTTCTtcattgctggatttggtttgcgaatatattttcttattttttcatgtaaGTTCATGGGTAAAACTGgccagcatttttctttctcctgttcttgTTAGATTTTACTAGCATTATAAATGAGTTAGAAaatgcttcctctttttctgtttcctggaaGAGTTTGTATAAGATTGGAATTATTTATTCTAGAATGCTTAATTGAATTTACTGGAGAAACCATTAggcttggaattttctttgtgggaagatatTTTACTACTATAATATGCTTTGTGATTATaggatttttcatattttctgtttcttcttggttTAGTATTAGCAAATTATACTTTTCTAGGATAGTGCCCATTTCATCTAAAATCTCAAATTTATTGGTATAACATTGTTccttatattctctttttaatgcCTATAATAACATCTGTAGGATTGTCCACTTTATGtgctcactttttttcttttttcattattgtcaGAGGAATGTCTACTTTATTAGTCATTTCAAAGATCTGATGTCTGTCTTTATTGaacctttttattatttgtttcctattttattaacTTGTGccctgtctttattttctttccttttatttgtttggaCTTATTTTGCCGGCTTTTTTCCCTAGCTTCTTGATATAGATACTtaactctgaatttttttcttttggtctttcttcttttctaacatgaATAATTAAGATGATACATTATTGTTCCTCTAAAAACTGGCTTTAGCTTAATCACACAAGtttgatatgtatatttttcttgttaaacaaacaaaaaaaattctagttttcACTAGGATATCTCCTTTGCTTGACTCATGGGTTATTTACACATATGTGCCTTACTTCCCTAAAATTTGGTGATATTTGGTAATGTTTTCTTAGATTTCCAGGTTGATTGTATAGGGGGCAGGGAAGATGCTATGTATGATATCAATCTTTTGAAATATGTTGAAACTTATTTTATGGCTCAACATATGGACAATGTTGATAAATATTTCAGGCATATATTCTACAGCTGTTAAGTACAGCTTTCTAAATATCTCCATTAGGTTAAGTTTGCTGATCATGTTCAAAACGTCTATATTCTGACTGATACTTTTAGCTGCTTATTCTGTTAATTACTAAGGGGAGTGTGTTATTTTCACTATGGTTGTATATTTGACTATTTTGTCTTCTGATCTGTCAatatttgtcctctgtattttgAGGCTATATTATTATTACATAGCAATTcaaaattgttatatcttcctggtaAATTGAAACTTTTATCATCCTTAAATGACATTCTTTGCCACTAATAATTCTTTATGccttaaatttattttgcctAATGTTAATATAGCCACACCAGTTTCCTTTTGGTTAGTATTTACATATCCAATatatttctatactttttttttcaatattttatgtcCTTATGTCTTAGATATGTCTCATAAGCAGTGAATAGATAAACTTATCCATTCTgacaatatttgcatttttactgGTTCGCTTAGCCCATGTATATTCAATGTAGTTTCTAATACATTTGGATTTCATTCCATattttcctttgggttttttatttgtttcatctgtTCTAGGTTTCTCTTGcactcattttttgtttttttttcccaaactggtttgtttctattttgttaatgATTACCTTAAAAATTATAGCATGATATACTAAATGATCAAAGTCCAAATGAGGcaataccttttctttcttcccagataaaatataacacttagaacactttaaattaaatatattattatattattttattgttacttaACCCCAAAACACActattaatattgttttattatttttatatacaattatTGCTCATTTagatttaacaatatatttactagtttttgttattattgtgcttcattacttcttttatctcagacttttcttctggGATCTCTTCTCTTTGGCAAGAATTTACTTTAATGAGAACTTACTGGTGGAAAACTCTCCCAATTTTTGTCAAAAAAATAACTTTACTTACCTTTGTTCTTAAATGATAGTTTTGCTAAGTATAAAATTTTAGGTTGGCAATTATTTCAACACACAGAGGATATAATTTCATCATCAAATGACTTCCCTTAAAGTAAGTTTTAGTTAAACTGTAACTCCTTTGAAGGTAAGCTATCTTTTTCTCTGGTTGCTCTTAACATTTTGCTGTTGTTCTGCAATTTTACTATGACTTGTCTAGATGTGGAGTTCTTTTTATGGATCTTGCTGTTATGCAttgagcttcttgaatctgtggctTAGTATCTTTCATTAGCTCTGCAAAATTCTCAACCatcatctcttcaaatattgTCATCTTCTTAatctcattttccccttcttttggAACTCTGATTGAACATATTTAATACCTTTCATGCTATCCTCCATGTCTATTGACCTCACtccatattttccatcttttgtctCTCTATATTTTGAGCATTTTTCTCTGGTTTCAATTTCACTGTCTCCTCAGGTATGTCCAATATATTCTTTTACCTGTTCATTAAATCTTTACCAAAGgatcacatttttcatttctaaaagttaTATTTGGTCCTTTTACAAATATGATAGGTGactttttatagtttcttcttGCTATTGATTTTTcaagctcattttaaaatttctttaaatgtaataAGTATGTTTATAAACCAGTCTGGTAATTCCAATAAGGATATATTTCTGTgcctctttttgcttttttttctgcttattcttGTGTCATTTCCTTGTGTGCTTTGATATTGTTTGTTGTGAATAACTCATtgtccttaaaaaattatttgtagaaaTGAAGATGATGTCTTCCTGAAAGATGTGTGTTTAATTCTGACTAGCATCTAGACACACAACCAATCCTGGACACTCACAAACTAACTTTGCAATTTGAGATTCTCTGAAACACCCAGATGATGTAAATCCAGGCTAAGTTATCTGAAAACACAAACCTATGCCACATTTcagaacttttttcctttctttttttctttaaccccTTAACCCAATACCAAGAGTCTTCCCTGCAGGTGAGGCAAGAGTTATGGGTTTCCTGATGATTCAGTCTTACCTCAGTGATGTAGCCCTTTGAGATTCCAGTTAATATGGGAAAGATTTCCTTTAATTAGATTCCCTACCTTGGGTGGGTCCTTGGCCTTGATTTCTAGACTCATCAGTCTACAAGGCTGGCCAAAGCAAAGCCCTAGCTTGCCTGGATTTGTAAATCCCCTTCATATGAGGAAAAATTACATTAGTGTTCTCATACTTCACTTATCTCCCTGGGtctcctttttaattattttggcttGAGTTTCTTATCAGTTTCTTGTCAACAATTAGATgctttttatgaatatttttaaattgtcttatccaacattttaaattgttttctgtggGAGAGCTGGAGCAAACAATCTAGTTTACTATTTACCAGAAACACGTTTGGTATCAccattcttaaatgtttttcatatgtAATATCTACAAGTTTTTACTACCTTGCCCAATTTcagcctctctctgtcttgcctgtgcttccctgtctctccattctctctcatTTCAATGTCCCTCTCTAACATCTCAGGAGCAAAATCAATAAATTCCTCATTTTGTTTCCTGCAAAGTAGTTTTCCCCCTTACCCAAGACATCCAACTTCATAGGATCGTATTTGTACCCAGGGGGCTTAACTAACATTTCTCCAAAAGGGTTTCCTTCCCTAAAAGGGTAGGTGCACTATGTTTGGAAGTCTCTAACTCAGCCTGGAGAGATACAGGAAGTATCAGAAGGGAGTAGTACTTAAGCAAAGAGTTACGAAGAATAAGTAAGAGTTAGTGGAGTCTCCCACATCTCTCCAAGCTCAAATAATGACTATTGCAACTGCCCCCATTTCAAAGTCATCTCTATCACCAGTTTTAACTGCTGGAATAGGAAATTCCTTTTGCAGACATATGTAGTTGATGTATTGAACTTCATATGGGAATCAGAAATGTGAGGTGAAGAAAATCAGCAAATGAAATATGAACCTCAAGCTTCTGGGTTAGTTCAATCTAACCCAGTAGACAAGTACTCCCTTGCTGAGACTGtgagaggacagaaaaaaattcttggggcacctgggtggctcagtgagttgagtccaactttggctcaagttgtgatctcatggttcatgagttcgagccccacatcaggctctgtgctgacaggtcagagcctggagtctgctttggattctatgtctccctctctctctgctcctccccaactcatgttctcccctctcgctctcaaaaataaatatacattttaaaaaacaaaaaaaattattactgacAACTGGTAATTCTGAGGTTGAGCCAGCCTTATAAAATTTGGGTATGTCTCCCAAACTTCTTCCAACTCAAAGGCACTTCTGAAAAAAACAATTGTTTACTGAGCCCTAGCaaagatttaaagatttaaagttAGATTTAAActctgttttggggcgcctgggtggcgcagtcggttaagcgtccgacttcagccaggtcacgatctcgcggtccatgagttcgagccccgcgtcaggctctgggctgatggctcagagcctggagcctgtttccgattctgtgtctccctctctctctctgcccctcccccattcatgctgtctctctctgtcccaaaaataaataaacgttgaaaaaaaatttaacaaaaaaaataaactgttttccagaaactTTTACATTAGTGAAACAGTGTACTAATAATTTCAGTATAATATGATGAATGCCATAATAGAAATACATTCAATCTGTATGGGTCATACAGAACTATCCAAATTCTTTAGGTAAGTAGGATGACTACTAAGGAAGGAATATTTGAACTGTAGTGTAAAGGGTAGATAAGGTGCAGAAAGGTAATCTACACAGAAGGAGAGTgaaacctgtattttaaaatgttttctttattttgaaagagaaaaaaagggggcagaggggcagaggcagaaagagaatcccaagcaggctccacactctgtgcagagcctgatttggggcttgatctcatgagggtgagatcaagacctgagctgaaatcaagagttggatgcttaactgactgagccacccacgcgccccaggaaacctgtattttaaaaaacttatcatcataggggcgcttggctggctcagtcagaagaacatgtgactcttgatctaggggtcatgagtttaagccccacattgggcatagaaattactcaaataaaaacttttttaaaaatctttaaattttttttttaatgttttatttatttttgagacagagagagacagaacatgaatgggggaggggcagagagagagggagacacagaatctgaaacaggctccaggctctgagctgtcagcacagagcccgacacggggctcgaactcacagaccatgagatcatgacctgagctgaagttggatgcttaactgaccgagccacccaggcacccctaaaaaatctttaaaaaattaaaaaatagcatgTGATTGTACAAGTAGATGGCACATTTAAATAAAAGGCCAATAGTTTAGTGTGGCTGGAATCAGAAtttaaggaagaggaaaggggaaaatgttgGAGGTAAGAGGGGACCACCCTGTCACCTTTAAACACTTTAATAggtacctttaatttttttataatattcttccTACTTTGTATTTCTTGTTCAATATTCATCCGTAGTACTGGGAAGTCAATAAATACTATCTAAAGTTAATAAATCAAGAACAAATATAAGAATATCATTTTTAGTTGTAATagtaacaaacaaaaactaaaacagtgGCTGTCTCAAGAAAGtgggactaggggcgcctgggtggcgcagtcggttaagcgtccgacttcagccaggtcacgaactcgcggtccgtgagttcgagccccgcgtcaggctctgggctgatggctcagagtctggagcctgtttccgattctgtgtctccctctctctctgcccctcccccgttcatgctctgtctctctctgtcccaaaaataaataaacgttgaaaaaaaatttaaaaaaaaaaaagaaagtgggactAGGTTTATAAGGTAAAAGAATTtgagaagaaatttttatttaacttttttgtatTCTTCTGTTTGTTCAAGTATGTTCATGTGtacatattatgtttttaaaataaaaatttttattgtagttaaaaaaaatacttaaagtggagttaaaaaaaaaaaacaaaaacttaaagtgCCCAGATCTTAAATGTATAGCTTAATAATGTCTACACAGGTAAACATCCACATAAACACTATCCcaatcaagatataaaatatttccaatgcCTCAGAAGATTCCTTCATGCCTTCCTATCCAATACTGCTCCCACTATTTGGACTTCTACCACCATCATCCAGTTTTCACTTCATTTACATGGAATTATACactatgtacttaaaaaaaaaaaaactttttaaattttttttaaatgtttatttatttttgagatagagagaggcagagcatgaacaggggagggtcagagagagggagacacagaatctgaaacaggctccaggctctgagctgtcagcacagagcccgatgtggggctcaaactcatggaccgcgaaatcatgacctgagccgaagttggccacttaactgactgagccacccaggcgccccaacttttttttattgatgtataatacAGTGAAATATACTGATCTTAAATGTTAGCTCAATGAATCTTTATATATTTCCAGCACCCCAGGAGATTCCCTCATGCCTCTTTCCAGTTAAGACTATTCCCACTAAGATAACCACTATTTTGAGTTCAACAACCATTGATTAAGCATTCCCTGCTCTTGagcctcatataaatggaatcatacagtattgtGGTGGCCATGGAGGATGCCACTCAGATTTTTCTTTAGGAGAACCTGCTTCAAGAAGCAGAGTTGACTAACAACCTCTAGCTGCTGCCCTGTAGATCTACCTCCTGACATCAAGCTCCCCTGGGCTGCTTCCAGCCAAAGGCTGAGTATGGTAGGGATACTAGAGCCTGGCCATTTCTGCCTGATGGGGGCTCCTCCAGTAGACAACCTTTGCTGAAGTCAACTTGACTGAGACTCTCAAAACTGCCCTGCATTCTGAGACTCTTCTTACTCgattcttccctcctcctctcccttcacaGGTTTTAAACCTGCACTGAAGACTTGTCAttcctttccctttattcttcACAGGCTCTTCCCTTAAAAAGACTTTGGCATGTCTAATTCTAGTTTGGCACCTGCTTCTCAGAGGACCcaaatataaatatgttcttttgtgtctgacttcatttGCTCAGCATTGTCTGTGAAAGTCATGCATACTGTTATGTATAGCAGTAATTTGTTCTCTCTTATTGCATAAGTATGGCACAGTATACATATCCATCCTAAAGTTATTGGACATTTGAGTAGTTTTCAGCTTGGGGCTCTTATGCTaatgtttttgtaaatgtatGTCTTTTGGTGAAGACATgcactcatttctcttgggtacgTGCCTAGAAAGTGGAGTCACCAGCTCATAGGCTTGTGTTTAGTAGATATGtcagttttctaaagtggttgaCCAATCTACACTCCCAACAGCATCTACAAGAATTCTTGTTGCATatgatatttttacaaatttaaaagaaaaaacaactgtagtgcaaaaaatagaaaacaaatttgttATATCATCCTAGTTTCATGTTTAAATTACCatattttgaggtttatttatttattttaagagagggagcatgcccatgagtggggtaggggcagagagagagggagagagagaatcccaagcaggctccacactgtcagtgcagagcccgatgtagggctcgaacccacaaaccatgagatcacaacctgaaccaaaatcaaagttggatacttaactgaatgagccacccataAGCTCCtaaattaccattttaaacacTGTTTCATAGGAAGACTGTTAACATaccccaaaatgttaacagtggttatattagagaaagaaggggggaTCGCCTTCaactttgagaaatatttgaaatgctttacaagcatatatttcttttacttttaattaccttgtcttaaaaatattaaagagaaaagccTCAAGATGAGAGAAGAGCAGTCTCCTCCTACACTTCCAGCACATCTCAGGCCCACACCTCCCGGCTTAAACTCCTTTAGTAACCTGCTAGTTTCCAAAGATGTGTCAGAATCTCTTATCTGCTGCCTTGTTCTCTTTATCATTGTGGGTTTACATCTTTTCTAGTACTTTATTTAGTGAGATTTCAAGGAGAGAAAATCAATATGATCAATCTGCCACTCTTAGAAAAGTCCATGCATATAATGCAGGCTGCTTTGGGGGCATTATCACGAAGGGAATGGGATCTATCAAAGAAAAGTCAGCTGTTTGTTATAAAGACATCGTTCTAGTGAttgggggtgcagggggagaggATGGTCTGGGAGGGGAGCATCCAGGTGGTTCAAGAGCTAACATAGTTAGGAAGACACTAAGATAGGCTTCTCACCCAGCTGCAGCAGGACGGAGACAGCAACACAGAGGGCACAGAGAAATCTTGCATCAGGGTCACAGCCCACATCGTGGGGCTGGTCACCCAGTTCTGCTCCAGGACAGACTCCACCTAGAAGGAAACACACCAGACTATAAAAGCTAGGAACAAGGAAACATACCAGAAATGGCAAATATTTCACCACACTTCTTAATCCTGGACCATGGCAGATGTAATAATCCATAATGGCACTTTTTCCTGCAGGGCCTGGAGAGCCTCATTCTTTCTCAACACAGTGACAGGCACTGCTAATCAGTGTTGGCACTGCCATCCTGAGACTAACAGTTTTCCACCCCCCCTCTCTTACCCATAGGCTAGCAACAGAGCCTATAAAGCCTGAGTTGTCCTGGAAACCATGTGTTCCAGGGAATTGCCACAAACCAGCTGAATGGATGTGAACTGACAGAGAACTACGAAGTAGGAAGGACTGTACGCTGGGACTTCTGAGTCCCTTGAGAACACAGGCATTCACTTCTACTATGACCCTAGCCCTCAGTCCAGGGTGTCTTATCTGGTCTTTCAACAGGGACAGGATCCCCTTTTCCAGGGCCTCAGCCACAAGATGCTGCTCCTAAGATATCTCTGGGGGCAAAAAAGAGGGTCAAGAGGGTTGCTGGCAGAGAAGCACAGAGTGGGACAGGGCTTCAGTATTTCATCAGACCTGGGACAAACATCAGAAGGTTCCAGAGAGCCCCTGGCAGTGATAGATAAGAGTTATTCCAAATGGGCTCTTGTGGTGAATCTTTCTTCCCTCTTAGCTTGCAGGAGGTCAGACTTGGCAGGTGGGTAGAGGAGGcatcccccaacccctggccTGGGGAAAATGACTAGTTCCTAAAGTGTGAAAGTCTATCCTTCATGAAATGTAAAAGGCAATGTATGTCACCTTCCTCCCAGGATTTGAACCCCCACAGACCCCTTTGCTCCACATTTCCTCCACACCAGCATACTTCCAAATCCCTCCTCACCAATCAAGGCATCCAGGACATTCAGAATAGATTCTGTATGTGTTTTTACCAAGATCCCAGCAgcattaaaaagcattaaaaaggcTACTTACAAGAGGATCTGCTGGACCCTCCAGGTCACCAGAGATCAGGGCCTCAGACACCGAGGGCCAGGAGATGGGGGAGATGAGTGCCAGTCCCACTATAGCAGACTGTCTTCAGTATGGTAACTGCCCTTCCTGCtggttcctccctctctctgctccaattCTTTCCTGGGTCTCTTACTCTTTGTTCTAGATTCTGTCGCTGCTCCTCCTTGTTGAGGTGCTTAGTGAGGCAGCTTAGCACAGTCAGTCAGATCCTAGAGGCCTCTCAGCATGTCCTGCACCTTCTCCTTCATGTTTCTGAAGTCCTCCAAACTCAAGGGTTTCCCTGTAGAGGCAGCAGTTAAGAACCCGACCTACCCAGCCAACAAGCTCCATTATTACCAAGGCCTCTGTCGACCCCATTCTTCATGAGACCACTTCTCTATTGCTTCCCTTCTAATCTTTTCCAGTTAAAGTAAAGCACCCTTCTTCCCAGACACCCATCATCATTGCCTCCTGCCAACCTCACCTTCACCTTCCCAGCTCAACCCCAGTTGAGTACCAATCCCAAATTCTTTTCCACCTCCAATAAATCAAAACTTAGTCCTTGCCATTCAAAGTGCAGTCTCTGGACCACGCTAGTAGTAGTGAGGATTTAGACAAagttagagcagtggttctcaactttgtGCGTGAGAATTACCTGGGGAGTGA
This region includes:
- the GSDMB gene encoding LOW QUALITY PROTEIN: gasdermin-B (The sequence of the model RefSeq protein was modified relative to this genomic sequence to represent the inferred CDS: inserted 1 base in 1 codon; deleted 2 bases in 2 codons; substituted 2 bases at 2 genomic stop codons) is translated as MSSLFEEITSCGPRDGAGGDMIAVRSILDSDRFHCFSLVSGRRNFRRCQYHRTDLTLEDIVEREEGEVLFDKLDSGLQGQKAEFQVLDVVDSKGMLIVKLSKEIIIAGTFHRSHKQRIKTLETWIXQQYLDSLENSELKRKLPTLLQSIWEMRADLYLVTETLETARKETLKTEWQCMLWSWMGGRVCERTSLGPPMVSQGDTSPDVRLFSSPSRPPCSAAGLAVKLAYLLILFEPQFSHLENGDCLGDQARQSAIVGLALISPISWPSVSEALISGDLEGPADPLVSSLFNLFNAAGILVKTHTESILNVLDALIEISXEQHLVAEALEKGILSLLKDQIRHPGLRARVIVEVNACVLKGLRSPSVQSFLLRSSLSVHIHSAGLWQFPGTHGFQDNSGFIGSVASLWVREGGWKTVSLRMAVPTLISSACHCVEKEXGSPGPAGKSAIMDYYICHGPGLRSVVKYLPFLVCFLVPSFYSLVCFLLGGVCPGAELGDQPHDVGCDPDARFLCALCVAVSVLLQLGEKPILVSS